In Halopelagius inordinatus, a single genomic region encodes these proteins:
- a CDS encoding PAS domain-containing sensor histidine kinase encodes MSERADASDSAFWGDADDTEARKRYQTLVDAIDDGIYRLDAEATVVAVNDAVVELTGHPREELLGEHVSAVFGADGGAAIEREVDRLRENPAERSSPLGLTLRTADGERILCDVRTAALDADGAVGVVRERSESDGEARSRDRERNERERRLEESERRYRTLAEHFPNGLVTLFDRDLTYTLAAGRGFDEIPVDPEDVEGNRFDDVWDEATTEMLDPLFRGALDGDERSTELEYAGRDWVVHVVPLTDARGDVFGGMTVSQDITERKERERRLDETITELRESKEWLNLAFEAGNMGAWELDLRTNDAPVRSAQHDRIFGYEDPLEEWSFDIFIDHVHPADREDVRRSFEDASETGEWEFECRIVRADDGVRWVSARGEFYYDGDGDPVRAIGIVRDVTEQKEHERYLSDAKSQLEAAAEAGAVGTWEWHVPEDRLVADASLARKFGIDSEAAREGVSIDRLVSSVYDPDRERVRREIENAVESCGEYESEYRVRNADGDIRWVVARGHVECDDAGTAVQFPGALTDITERKEAQREIEESERRYRVLVENFPNGAVGLFDEEFRYTAVGGQLLEDVGISKRDRIGHSPFDIYPDERVEEIRPYFRAALDGEANSFETEIRGRHLFARTLPVRDADGEVNAGMIVVQDVTERREAERELRESEAKFRMMAENLDEIVWMATADREEFLYINPAFEEVWGIDRETLYDEPLAFLDAIHPDDRSRVREGFTALSETEFDEEFRVVRPDGETRWVYVRGTEVQAADGEITRTVGIGEDVTDRVERERELERSEHRYRTVVENFPNGAVALVDEDMRYVTIGGSPLTDSDLAAEDLVGRPVRELLSPPLADLLAPRYRAALRGESSTFEYAHESGDRHARYQTFPVRDDDGTIFGAMGMSQDITEQVEREAELERALELLERTERIADVGGWEIDPESTDVFWTDHTFSLLEAEGTEEPPLDEALDMYHEEDRQVVEDAVENALASGDPFDVEVRLRAAASGEVRWLRLHGVPQTVDGDVVSFRGAAQDITERKQREQRLEELIDKLEESNERLEQFAYAASHDLQEPLRMVSSYLQLVERRYADALDDDGREFIEYAVDGADRMRDMIAGLLRYSRVDTRGNPFEPVDLSTVIADVRDDLQVRIDESDAEIAVGELPRVDGDANQLRQLFQNLLDNAIEYSGDDRPRIDISAERDGDRWRISVEDEGIGVAPADTDRIFEVFQSLHAPDEHAGTGIGLALCERIVERHGGDIWVDSELGEGSVFSVSLPAADDREK; translated from the coding sequence ATGAGTGAACGGGCTGACGCCTCCGACTCGGCGTTCTGGGGGGACGCCGACGACACCGAGGCCCGCAAGCGGTATCAGACGCTCGTGGACGCGATAGACGACGGAATCTACCGACTCGACGCGGAGGCTACCGTCGTCGCGGTCAACGACGCCGTCGTAGAGCTAACAGGCCACCCCCGCGAGGAACTGCTCGGCGAGCACGTCTCTGCGGTCTTCGGCGCCGACGGCGGAGCGGCGATAGAGCGCGAGGTGGACCGCCTCCGGGAGAATCCCGCCGAACGAAGCTCCCCTCTCGGACTCACCCTCCGAACCGCCGACGGGGAACGGATTCTCTGCGACGTTCGGACGGCGGCGCTGGACGCCGACGGGGCCGTCGGCGTCGTCCGCGAACGGAGCGAATCGGACGGAGAGGCGCGGTCGAGAGACCGCGAGCGGAACGAACGCGAGCGCCGACTCGAGGAGTCCGAGCGCCGATATCGGACGCTCGCGGAGCACTTTCCGAACGGTCTCGTGACGCTTTTCGACCGCGACCTGACGTACACGCTGGCGGCGGGGCGGGGGTTCGACGAGATACCGGTCGACCCCGAAGACGTCGAGGGAAACCGGTTCGACGACGTCTGGGACGAGGCCACGACCGAGATGCTCGACCCCCTGTTTCGGGGCGCGCTCGACGGCGACGAACGGTCGACCGAACTCGAGTACGCGGGTCGCGACTGGGTCGTCCACGTCGTTCCGCTCACCGACGCTCGGGGCGACGTCTTCGGGGGGATGACGGTGAGCCAAGACATCACCGAACGGAAAGAGCGTGAACGGCGACTCGACGAGACGATCACCGAGTTGCGAGAGAGCAAAGAGTGGTTGAACCTCGCGTTCGAGGCCGGGAATATGGGCGCGTGGGAACTCGACTTGCGGACGAACGACGCGCCCGTTCGCTCGGCGCAACACGACCGAATCTTCGGCTACGAAGACCCCCTCGAAGAGTGGAGCTTCGACATCTTCATCGACCACGTCCATCCGGCCGACAGAGAGGACGTGAGACGGAGCTTCGAGGACGCCTCCGAGACGGGCGAGTGGGAGTTCGAGTGTCGCATCGTCCGCGCGGACGACGGCGTTCGGTGGGTATCGGCCCGAGGGGAGTTCTACTACGACGGCGACGGCGACCCGGTTCGCGCCATCGGCATCGTCCGCGACGTGACAGAACAGAAAGAACACGAGCGGTACTTGTCCGACGCGAAGTCGCAACTGGAAGCCGCGGCCGAGGCCGGTGCGGTCGGCACGTGGGAGTGGCACGTCCCAGAGGACCGACTCGTCGCCGACGCGTCTCTCGCGAGGAAGTTCGGCATCGACTCCGAAGCGGCCCGCGAGGGCGTCTCGATCGACCGCCTCGTCTCGTCTGTCTACGACCCCGACCGCGAGCGCGTGAGACGGGAGATAGAGAACGCCGTCGAGTCCTGCGGCGAGTACGAGTCCGAGTACCGCGTCCGGAACGCCGACGGCGACATCCGGTGGGTCGTCGCTCGCGGTCACGTCGAGTGCGACGACGCCGGGACAGCCGTCCAGTTCCCGGGTGCCCTCACCGACATCACCGAACGCAAGGAGGCCCAGCGCGAAATCGAGGAGTCAGAGCGACGCTACCGGGTGCTCGTCGAGAACTTCCCGAACGGCGCGGTGGGGCTGTTCGACGAGGAGTTCCGGTACACCGCCGTCGGCGGACAACTCCTCGAAGACGTCGGTATCTCGAAGCGAGACCGGATCGGACACAGCCCCTTCGATATCTACCCCGACGAACGCGTCGAGGAGATCAGACCGTACTTCCGGGCCGCCCTCGACGGCGAGGCGAACTCCTTCGAGACCGAGATTCGGGGTCGTCACCTCTTTGCGCGCACGCTCCCCGTCAGAGACGCCGACGGCGAGGTGAACGCGGGAATGATCGTCGTCCAGGACGTCACCGAACGCCGGGAGGCCGAACGGGAACTTCGCGAGAGCGAAGCGAAGTTCAGGATGATGGCCGAGAACCTGGACGAAATCGTCTGGATGGCGACCGCGGACAGAGAGGAGTTCCTCTACATCAACCCCGCCTTCGAGGAGGTGTGGGGAATCGACAGAGAGACGCTGTACGACGAACCGCTCGCCTTCCTCGACGCCATCCACCCCGACGACCGCAGTCGCGTCCGGGAGGGGTTCACCGCGCTCTCGGAGACCGAGTTCGACGAGGAGTTCCGAGTCGTCCGACCCGACGGCGAGACCAGGTGGGTCTACGTTCGAGGCACCGAAGTCCAAGCGGCGGACGGAGAGATAACTCGAACCGTGGGCATCGGCGAAGACGTCACGGACCGGGTCGAGCGCGAACGCGAACTCGAACGGAGCGAACACCGCTACCGGACGGTCGTCGAGAACTTCCCGAACGGTGCCGTGGCCCTCGTCGACGAGGATATGCGGTACGTCACCATTGGGGGGAGCCCGCTCACCGACTCCGACTTGGCGGCCGAGGACCTCGTGGGCCGCCCGGTTCGAGAGCTGCTGTCGCCGCCGCTGGCAGACCTCCTCGCGCCTCGGTATCGGGCCGCGCTGCGAGGCGAGTCGAGCACGTTCGAGTACGCACACGAGAGCGGAGACAGGCACGCAAGATACCAGACGTTCCCCGTCCGGGACGACGATGGAACCATCTTCGGCGCGATGGGAATGTCTCAGGATATCACCGAACAGGTCGAACGCGAAGCCGAACTCGAACGGGCCCTCGAACTTCTCGAACGGACGGAGCGAATCGCCGACGTCGGCGGGTGGGAGATAGACCCGGAGTCGACGGACGTCTTCTGGACCGACCACACGTTCTCTCTGTTGGAGGCGGAGGGAACGGAGGAACCGCCGCTGGACGAGGCGCTCGACATGTACCACGAAGAGGACCGACAGGTGGTCGAAGACGCAGTCGAGAACGCGTTGGCCTCCGGCGACCCCTTCGACGTCGAGGTGCGCCTCCGGGCGGCAGCGAGCGGCGAAGTGCGCTGGCTGCGACTCCACGGCGTCCCGCAGACGGTCGATGGCGACGTCGTCTCGTTCCGCGGGGCGGCCCAAGACATCACCGAGCGAAAACAGCGCGAGCAGCGACTCGAAGAACTGATCGACAAACTCGAAGAGTCAAACGAACGGCTCGAACAGTTCGCGTACGCCGCCTCCCACGACCTCCAAGAGCCGTTACGGATGGTGTCGAGCTATCTGCAACTCGTCGAGAGGCGCTACGCCGACGCACTCGACGACGACGGCCGGGAGTTCATCGAGTACGCCGTCGACGGGGCCGACCGGATGCGCGACATGATAGCGGGATTGCTCCGGTACTCGCGCGTCGACACTCGCGGAAACCCCTTCGAACCGGTCGATCTGAGTACCGTCATCGCGGACGTGCGCGACGACCTCCAGGTCCGAATCGACGAGTCAGACGCCGAAATCGCCGTCGGGGAGTTGCCCCGCGTCGACGGCGACGCGAACCAGTTGCGCCAACTGTTCCAGAATCTGCTCGACAACGCTATCGAGTACAGCGGCGACGACCGGCCTCGGATCGACATCTCGGCCGAACGCGACGGAGATCGGTGGAGGATTTCGGTCGAAGACGAGGGGATCGGCGTCGCCCCGGCCGATACCGACCGCATCTTCGAGGTGTTCCAGAGCCTCCACGCCCCCGACGAACACGCCGGAACCGGCATCGGACTGGCGCTCTGTGAACGCATCGTCGAACGACACGGCGGCGATATCTGGGTCGACTCCGAACTCGGCGAAGGGTCCGTCTTCTCCGTCAGCCTGCCCGCCGCCGACGACCGCGAGAAGTGA
- a CDS encoding YeeE/YedE family protein codes for MIPTVVVAAVVGLTLGVFLQKGRFCFVNAFRDFFAYKDSRVTKGVFAATFLTMIFWGIAYQLGYYQGFWTPDWGLTGLVGGFVFGVGMTYAGGCASGTLYRAGEGYLQFWLTLLFMGVGYAAFTAAFPTLQSTYFEPLTVAEGVSLFSISPIPAGLLALLVAAAFTLVYATVIGRSGRDADPSERASTGRVQLTVLLAPVVGLRRFAAGTETYVRGLVRAWRNPLESSKRPWDPRTAALGITAAAVLWFTQVSIVGVTGPEARWTGYLLSQVGVDASSFEYWGSVLFQGQGVGVTVDMAMIGFVIVGAFLAALWSGDFSLRVPKRRRLPNAVVGGFLMGAGSRLAPGCNIGNIYSGIAELSVHSFVAAVGIVAGVYVMTHWIYREVGCAI; via the coding sequence ATGATACCGACGGTGGTCGTCGCGGCAGTCGTCGGCCTGACGCTCGGAGTGTTCCTCCAGAAGGGCCGCTTTTGCTTCGTGAACGCCTTCCGGGACTTCTTCGCGTACAAAGACTCCCGGGTGACGAAAGGCGTCTTCGCCGCGACGTTTCTCACGATGATATTCTGGGGCATCGCCTATCAGCTAGGGTACTATCAGGGCTTTTGGACGCCCGACTGGGGACTGACCGGCCTCGTCGGCGGGTTCGTCTTCGGCGTGGGAATGACCTACGCGGGCGGGTGCGCCAGCGGAACGCTCTACCGGGCCGGCGAGGGCTACCTCCAGTTTTGGCTGACGCTCCTTTTCATGGGCGTGGGCTACGCAGCGTTCACCGCCGCGTTCCCGACGCTCCAATCGACGTACTTCGAACCGCTCACGGTCGCCGAGGGCGTCAGTCTGTTCAGCATCTCACCCATCCCGGCGGGCCTGTTGGCGCTTCTCGTGGCCGCCGCGTTCACACTCGTCTACGCGACGGTCATCGGTCGCTCCGGACGCGACGCCGACCCTTCCGAACGCGCGTCGACCGGTCGGGTCCAGTTGACCGTGCTTCTCGCGCCCGTCGTCGGACTCCGGCGATTCGCGGCCGGGACGGAGACGTACGTCCGCGGTCTCGTCCGCGCGTGGCGAAACCCGCTCGAATCGAGCAAGCGCCCGTGGGACCCTCGGACCGCCGCTCTCGGCATCACCGCCGCGGCCGTCCTCTGGTTCACGCAGGTGTCGATAGTCGGCGTCACCGGCCCCGAAGCCCGCTGGACGGGCTATCTGCTCTCGCAAGTCGGCGTCGACGCGTCGTCGTTCGAGTACTGGGGGTCGGTCCTCTTTCAGGGACAGGGCGTCGGCGTCACCGTCGACATGGCGATGATAGGCTTCGTCATCGTCGGCGCGTTTCTCGCCGCCCTCTGGAGTGGGGACTTTTCCCTGCGCGTCCCCAAGCGACGACGCCTGCCGAACGCCGTCGTCGGCGGTTTCCTCATGGGCGCGGGGTCGCGACTCGCGCCCGGATGCAACATCGGAAACATCTACTCCGGCATCGCGGAACTCTCGGTGCACTCGTTCGTCGCGGCGGTCGGTATCGTCGCCGGCGTCTACGTGATGACCCACTGGATATACCGCGAAGTCGGCTGCGCCATCTGA
- a CDS encoding sulfurtransferase TusA family protein, with protein sequence MVSIDDVTDAPDELDDERAEQLLDEADLVQDMMGEVCPYPQVEAKKGLQEIAPGDLLVQETDHVPCTENVPRAVGDDADAQVWRSGDGTYRIYLQKQ encoded by the coding sequence ATGGTTTCGATAGACGACGTTACCGACGCACCGGACGAACTGGACGACGAACGGGCCGAACAACTCCTCGACGAGGCTGACCTCGTCCAAGACATGATGGGCGAAGTCTGCCCGTACCCGCAGGTCGAGGCCAAGAAGGGACTACAGGAGATAGCGCCGGGTGACCTTCTCGTTCAGGAGACGGACCACGTCCCCTGCACCGAGAACGTCCCCCGGGCCGTCGGCGACGACGCCGACGCGCAGGTGTGGCGTAGCGGCGACGGAACGTACCGCATCTACCTCCAGAAACAGTAA
- a CDS encoding rhodanese-like domain-containing protein, translating to MVEELPPETVRDYLERDEEFDLVDIRDEDDYADGHVEGAENLSIEELEDTVIDREWADDVVVYCYIGQTSIQAGRLIEEYGDADSVASMAGGYDAWDDADAETPASD from the coding sequence ATGGTCGAGGAACTGCCACCCGAGACGGTCCGCGACTATCTCGAACGCGACGAGGAGTTCGACCTCGTCGACATCCGCGATGAGGACGACTACGCCGATGGACACGTCGAAGGCGCGGAGAACCTCTCTATCGAGGAACTCGAAGACACCGTCATCGACAGAGAGTGGGCCGACGACGTCGTCGTCTACTGCTACATCGGCCAGACGTCGATCCAAGCCGGCCGCCTGATAGAAGAGTACGGCGACGCCGACTCCGTCGCCAGCATGGCCGGCGGGTACGACGCGTGGGACGACGCCGACGCGGAGACGCCCGCCTCCGACTGA
- a CDS encoding N-acyl homoserine lactonase family protein — translation MVDATIDVIDRGGLKCDLNYLVEGNTLGSHDEPNPDTDYVEIPVWNLVIDHPEGTILWDTGNHEDALDGHWPEGLKQAFYPHDVRDHTLRGDLQDAGYDLDDIDYVFQTHLHLDHAGGLHHFDGTDVPVFVHEEELKFAYYSAKTDEGSAAYILEDFDHDLNWTVLHRDRETHFEDVEFVRLPGHTPGLTGTVVHLDDAGTVAFAGDEIYQTENYDDEVPLGAGLLWSHRHWYESLRRLKEIERRHDAEVVYGHDPDQFERIREGW, via the coding sequence ATGGTCGACGCCACCATCGACGTCATCGACCGCGGCGGACTGAAGTGCGACCTCAACTATCTCGTAGAGGGAAACACGCTCGGGTCGCACGACGAACCGAACCCGGACACGGACTACGTCGAGATTCCGGTTTGGAACCTCGTCATCGACCACCCCGAGGGGACCATCCTCTGGGACACCGGCAACCACGAGGACGCGTTGGACGGCCACTGGCCCGAGGGGTTGAAGCAGGCGTTCTACCCGCACGACGTCCGTGACCACACCCTCCGCGGCGACCTGCAGGACGCCGGATACGACCTCGACGACATCGACTACGTGTTCCAGACGCACCTCCACCTCGACCACGCCGGCGGCCTCCACCACTTCGACGGGACGGACGTCCCGGTGTTCGTCCACGAGGAGGAACTGAAGTTCGCGTACTACTCCGCGAAGACCGACGAGGGAAGCGCGGCGTACATCTTAGAGGACTTCGACCACGACCTGAACTGGACGGTACTCCACCGAGACCGCGAGACGCACTTCGAGGACGTCGAGTTCGTCAGACTGCCGGGGCACACGCCCGGCCTGACCGGCACCGTCGTCCACCTCGACGACGCGGGTACCGTCGCGTTCGCAGGCGACGAAATCTACCAGACGGAGAACTACGACGACGAGGTGCCCCTCGGCGCCGGTCTCCTGTGGAGCCACCGCCACTGGTACGAGAGCCTCCGACGCCTGAAGGAGATAGAACGGAGACACGACGCGGAGGTCGTGTACGGCCACGACCCGGACCAGTTCGAACGCATCCGCGAGGGGTGGTGA
- a CDS encoding hydroxyacid-oxoacid transhydrogenase: MGYERSVSAGNSGLSPETVWSIKMPELRFGRDATDELAFQLRDLGVGDDAHGLVVTDENLVDIGHAGRVRAHLEDAGFAVDVYDESEREPSVEAVEDCISFVRDETGEAGYDFYVGLGGGSCMDTAKATRAVIANGGGPLDYVAEPTGEGNSLTQSGEPLVLMPTTAGTGAEISPVAILSVPEKQIKEGISSGHLRADAAVLDPTLTTTLPPDLTAKTAMDALGHAIEGYTTHEYDSLLRPEDPSERPVYAGRTPLTEMFSEKAIDLLSSNVRAAVHNGDDLEARERMLQGALFGAIAGLTAGASLCHAMAYPVGNKYHTKHGETIAVLTPASTIDYNSASDPARFAKLAEMFDVDTAGMTNREAADALKEQYIQLQRDLNVLPSGLTELADITADDVDWLAKQTVETQDRLLRCNPRPVTESDVREIFLDALRNWEE; the protein is encoded by the coding sequence ATGGGATACGAACGCTCGGTCTCCGCGGGGAACTCCGGTCTCTCGCCGGAGACGGTCTGGAGCATCAAGATGCCGGAACTCCGCTTCGGTCGAGACGCGACCGACGAACTCGCCTTCCAGTTACGCGATTTGGGTGTCGGCGACGACGCGCACGGCCTCGTCGTGACCGACGAGAACCTCGTCGATATCGGGCACGCCGGGCGGGTTCGGGCGCATCTCGAAGACGCCGGGTTCGCCGTCGACGTCTACGACGAATCCGAACGCGAACCGTCCGTCGAGGCGGTCGAAGACTGCATCTCGTTCGTCCGCGACGAGACGGGCGAGGCGGGGTACGACTTCTACGTCGGCCTCGGCGGCGGAAGTTGCATGGACACCGCGAAGGCGACGCGGGCGGTCATCGCCAACGGCGGCGGTCCCCTCGATTACGTCGCGGAACCGACCGGCGAGGGGAACTCGCTGACGCAGTCGGGCGAACCGCTGGTGTTGATGCCGACCACCGCCGGGACGGGCGCGGAGATATCGCCGGTGGCTATCCTCTCGGTACCGGAAAAACAGATAAAAGAGGGCATCTCCAGCGGGCACCTGCGCGCCGACGCGGCGGTACTCGACCCGACGCTGACGACGACGCTCCCGCCGGACCTCACGGCCAAGACGGCGATGGACGCGCTCGGACACGCCATCGAGGGCTACACCACCCACGAGTACGACTCGCTTTTGCGGCCCGAAGACCCCTCGGAACGCCCCGTCTACGCCGGGCGGACGCCGCTGACGGAGATGTTCTCCGAGAAGGCCATCGACCTCCTCTCGTCGAACGTTCGGGCCGCCGTCCACAACGGCGACGACTTGGAGGCCCGCGAACGCATGCTTCAGGGCGCGCTGTTCGGCGCTATCGCGGGACTCACCGCGGGCGCGAGCCTCTGTCACGCGATGGCGTATCCGGTCGGAAACAAGTACCACACGAAACACGGCGAGACCATCGCGGTCTTGACGCCCGCGAGCACGATAGATTACAACTCGGCGAGCGACCCCGCGCGGTTCGCGAAACTCGCCGAGATGTTCGACGTGGACACGGCGGGGATGACGAACCGAGAGGCGGCAGACGCCCTCAAAGAGCAGTACATCCAACTCCAACGGGACCTGAACGTCCTCCCGAGCGGTCTCACCGAGTTGGCGGATATCACCGCGGACGACGTGGACTGGCTGGCGAAACAGACCGTCGAGACGCAGGACCGACTCCTGCGGTGCAACCCCCGTCCGGTGACCGAATCGGACGTCCGAGAGATATTTCTCGACGCGCTTCGGAACTGGGAGGAGTGA
- a CDS encoding NADPH-dependent FMN reductase: protein MTDTHVVAVCGSLRDRSYTRLSLERVLDGVRDAGATGEMLDLREYDLPPMNADRDGQGDSADVVRRIREADAVVLGTPMYHGSYSGVLKNALDYCGFDEFDGKTVGLVAVAGGSFPVTALDHLRSVCRSLNAWVLPHQAAVPNASSQFDGRELENESIGERLAVLGRRTVGFASIEPDPATFESGENVGAEGK from the coding sequence ATGACGGACACTCACGTCGTCGCCGTCTGCGGAAGTCTCCGAGACCGAAGCTACACCCGACTCTCGCTCGAACGCGTCCTCGACGGGGTTCGAGACGCGGGCGCGACGGGCGAGATGCTGGACCTGCGCGAGTACGACCTGCCGCCGATGAACGCCGACAGAGACGGACAGGGCGACAGCGCGGACGTGGTCCGACGCATCCGCGAGGCGGACGCCGTCGTCCTCGGGACGCCGATGTACCACGGGTCGTACTCGGGCGTCCTGAAGAACGCACTCGACTACTGCGGGTTCGACGAGTTCGACGGGAAGACGGTCGGCCTCGTCGCCGTCGCGGGCGGGTCGTTCCCGGTGACCGCCCTCGACCACCTCCGCTCCGTCTGTCGGTCGCTGAACGCGTGGGTGCTTCCCCACCAGGCCGCCGTTCCGAACGCCTCCTCGCAGTTCGACGGGAGGGAACTCGAAAACGAGTCGATAGGCGAACGACTCGCCGTCCTCGGGCGGCGGACGGTCGGATTCGCCTCCATCGAACCCGACCCCGCGACGTTCGAAAGCGGAGAGAACGTCGGGGCCGAAGGGAAGTAG
- a CDS encoding thymidine kinase: MHAITNSGWIEVISGSMFSGKTEELLRRLRRAEIAGQEVAAFKPELDDRYGETTVGSHVGRQWEATVIPAEGEEMWDALDALNGHEVVAIDEANFFSNELVELCEHLADEGRRVLVSGTDQTYRGEAFEPLPQLMAVAEYVDKLQAICSICGEPATRNQRLIDGEPAHENDPTYLVGAEESYEARCRNCHTFRRG; this comes from the coding sequence ATGCACGCCATCACGAACAGCGGATGGATAGAGGTCATCTCGGGCTCTATGTTCTCGGGGAAGACAGAGGAGTTACTCCGCCGCCTCCGACGGGCCGAAATCGCGGGGCAGGAAGTCGCGGCGTTCAAACCCGAACTCGACGACCGGTACGGCGAGACGACGGTCGGGTCACACGTCGGCCGGCAGTGGGAGGCGACGGTCATCCCCGCCGAGGGCGAGGAGATGTGGGACGCCTTGGACGCTCTCAACGGCCACGAGGTGGTCGCGATAGACGAGGCGAACTTCTTTTCGAACGAACTCGTCGAACTCTGCGAACACCTCGCAGACGAGGGCCGCCGCGTCCTCGTCTCCGGCACCGACCAGACGTACCGCGGCGAAGCCTTCGAACCGCTCCCGCAGTTGATGGCGGTGGCGGAGTACGTCGACAAACTGCAGGCCATCTGCTCGATATGCGGCGAACCCGCGACGCGGAATCAGCGACTCATCGACGGCGAACCGGCCCACGAGAACGACCCCACCTACCTCGTCGGCGCGGAGGAGTCCTACGAGGCGCGGTGTCGGAACTGTCATACGTTCCGACGCGGATAG
- a CDS encoding YIP1 family protein gives MTTWVQHPEGGRERGPRGIARAWVEVLVRPRRFFRNGVAPGDQAPGLVFAVVVAVAYVCGLFAFVPGRLPSLGGGPAVSAFLGLAVVALLVAPAVLHLTAALQTVLLILLVRDRAGVSETVQVIAYATAPCVFAGVPIPAVRVACAAYGVGLLVLGVAEVHETSLTRAAVAAALPAALLFGYGFGGFDAVDAVARAIGFL, from the coding sequence GTGACCACCTGGGTCCAACATCCCGAGGGCGGGCGAGAGCGCGGACCGCGCGGTATCGCTCGCGCGTGGGTCGAAGTGCTGGTTCGCCCCCGTCGGTTCTTCCGAAACGGCGTCGCGCCGGGCGACCAAGCCCCCGGCCTCGTCTTCGCCGTCGTCGTCGCCGTCGCGTACGTCTGCGGTCTGTTCGCGTTCGTCCCGGGGCGACTGCCGTCTCTCGGCGGCGGCCCGGCCGTCTCGGCGTTTCTCGGCCTCGCGGTCGTCGCTCTCCTCGTCGCGCCCGCCGTCCTCCATCTGACCGCCGCGTTGCAGACGGTCCTTCTCATCCTCCTCGTTCGCGACCGGGCGGGCGTCAGCGAGACGGTGCAGGTCATCGCCTACGCCACCGCGCCGTGCGTCTTCGCGGGCGTCCCCATCCCGGCCGTCCGAGTCGCCTGCGCCGCCTACGGTGTCGGGTTGCTCGTCCTCGGCGTCGCCGAAGTCCACGAGACGTCCCTCACGCGGGCCGCCGTCGCCGCCGCCCTCCCCGCCGCACTCCTCTTCGGATACGGCTTCGGCGGGTTCGACGCAGTCGACGCCGTCGCGCGCGCGATAGGTTTCCTCTAA